In the Populus trichocarpa isolate Nisqually-1 chromosome 8, P.trichocarpa_v4.1, whole genome shotgun sequence genome, atataaaaacaatttgaaaacataaaaaaatcaatttgaaataaaaaaataaaaaaaatcaactttttttaaaatatttttttttaaaaaaaacagatgattTTTATATCAGGTCCCTACGCCACTGTAACTTGCTGCTTGGTGGGTGGAATAGGCAAGCTTTCTTCAATTATTTACTCCTTTTCCCATCTGAGAGTTGAAGATTTTATATTAGTTAGAATTAACAAACGTGGTTGTTATAACTAAACGAATGATAATTAGTTTTacattatactaaaaaaaataataatcacggGCCAGCCTCCTGAATTTGATAGAGTAAAAATTATTCCACTGGCAGGCATCATGCATCCAGGGGAAGAAGTTGATCATTGCTGACGCCATCGAAAACGTTGAATTCAACATGAAAAAGTTTGACTcgataattttgaaaagaaatggtGGAGTGATTACTTAGAATATTTTATCAGTGTTGATTTTAGCTTTGACGAAACATGTGGGTTTAGTTTACCTTAAAATACGAGTTGCTTTATTAAACCAGTATAGTCTCAAAAGGTGCGGTGTGTTCATTTATACATGGGCCTGTAATTTTCTCTGCCAGTGTATATGGGCCTAATCAAAGTTAACAACTTCTGTTTCACGAACCCATATTTCTCTACATATAAATTCTAAGGGCCTAATCTTCCTTCTACATGGGTTCATGATACTGGGTAGTGCTGGCAGGCTTATTTGATACGAGTCGATTCTAGTACGAACTCAAAACTCcagagagttaaaaaaaaatgtaccaATTTTTTCAGATAATGACATTAATTTATCACCTTTTTTTCCCACAATTTCTCCTTTAGTTTTTACCTGGATTGGGCCCACGGCATTTGACAAATCTGGAGAAGACAGGTggagaatataaaaattatcagaGAATTGAGCCACGCCCCAACAATGATGAACATGAGCTAatactggaaaaaaataatcattttctttttcttttttaagaaatgggTTAATCACCTTTGGATACAGTGAAATTGCTAGCAGAAAgcctctttttttagaaaagaaattgatccAATCCGTTGCTGGTTTTACTAAATACCTTTGGATATAAAATTTCTCAATGCCTCGAGAAATGAATTCGAGGAACTCCCGTCGACTGCCaggatttgttttatattctcAGGGTGAGATCCCTACTGTACCTGTATTGTATAATTTACCAAGTCTGAAGCTTTGCAATGGGTTCCCTTGAGCATGTGTTGATTTCCCAGCTGCTCCGTTGTATATTCCAAGCAAACTGCTTGTGTTCCAGCAATTACACATTAGGGCGATCCATCATGAAAAGCCAGCCCAGCTAGCTAAAACGCCATGCACCAACTAAACTAACTATTTCTTGAGAATGGAGTCCAAGTCCCTCATGCCACTGTGATTCGCTACTTGTGGATGAGCACGCATTCTTTTAGTTATTCACTCACTCTCCGATGTGAAAGCTGGAGAATGTTATAGCTAGAATCAAGTAACATGGCCATTTTtactaacaaaaacaaatgccaatctgtttagatttttattttatttattaagagtaaaataatttttttttttagtttagcctatatataatttttttatatttaaattaaatcaatttttaaaattatttataatcacATTATCCAGTGTTAATAAGACTCtaaccttctctctctctttttttttgaattacttaacataatataaaaatataatttcataaaattagatttaattttaaacacaacAGATTTGATacgttaaaaaacaaaattgacatgCCAAATTCTGCGCACAAAAGATTGATAAAACGCTTATAAATGAGaaagttcaaaactttttttcaacaaaaaaaaaatctgacttTTAAAAATATCGCGATAAAATTTTAGCCATAAAAGTAATTTTCTCTGCCAGAATcaatatatcttttttgtttcttttcttttcctcttacATTAttttcatgtgtgtgtgtgtataaaaagACAAAGCCTGACGTTTCTTGATTTCTGCACATTTTCTTTACTGCGTCCGGAACCGACCTTTGTGGTCCCTTGTCAAAAGCAAACCACGTTACCCGTAAGACCATCTTACCCTTTATCCAAAACCAAATATTTGAATAGTATACTTCTTGCACCACCTAAGCTGCCCTTCATTCTTTCCACCCGCTTTCCTCCCCCTCTCAtgttttttaactaaacacAACCTTAGCTTTTTTCTCATCtaaagtttcatgatttattttcacACTCAAACCtcgtaaaaataatttattacagCTCTCGTATTcttgtaattataataataaatattttttaaaataagaaaataattaaaaaacaatataataaaatttataatttaattgtttcaaGAAAGATAAAACcagttataaaaacaaaataagattgatgcctagctataaaaaaaacatgaatattttgttttcacatTGATGATGATACAATCACATTTATGAATTGATAATacataatattttaacattttcaatgaaaaatccATTCATTATCATGTAAATTACCCTTTTCTTCTAGCCAAAACATATTTCTAAGATAgcttttacaaataaaaattaaatccatcCATTGGTGGGGCTACATGTCACCACGAGATGACTACAACTCATGACATTTTGGAAAAATGCGAAGGCTATTCGTGTAACATCATCTAAAAGATCCAGAAGCACGAGCAGGGATATTATTGTAATAACATACCACGTAGGCCCCGCACTCAGGAAATGGGAATTTCCTTCAACTCCTCTATATAAACCCAGCTGGGGTACCCCCTCCAAAATCTATCATTCTAAACgcggtctctctctctctctctcacacacacacagctTTTCTTCAACGTCTCTTCTAACTGTAAGTAAcaaacttttcaaatttcagttcttttttcttaattatatcttaattttcagtttttgtgttttttttagtcattatctatatttaataaatactctgtttttcatttttttcaagctAGCAGAAGTTTAATTACACTCtacatttatatatagatataaataataataaaaaaagataaaaataaaagatgaacaGTAGTAGTTGTATTGGTATCTCAACAATGAAACCCTGTTGCAGAATCATAATTAGTTACCGAAGTTTTTCACATTTTGGGGTTTCTCTCTCAAGATCTAATAATAATTCAGTCATTCATACCAATTTGTCGAAATCACACCCGAAATCGGTATATAATCATGAATTCCACTGCTGTAATAACCGTAGTTGGTCACAAGATACGGGTCATAAATGTATAGTTAATCTGGATCGCAGAGGTTTTAATGTCTGCGATTGGAATTGGGGTCATGCTAGGGGTTTTAGTTCAGGTTTTCTTGTCGATAAGGGTAGTAGTTCAAGGGGTGTTTTAGTAATTCCCAAAGTAGCGTCAGACATTAGGAATCATTCGACTTCGGTAGAGGGTCATGTTAATACGAAAGGATTTGAGAGTATTTACATTCAAGGAGGGTTGAATGTGAAGCCTTTAGTGATAGAAAAGATTGAAACAGAAAGTGATGTAGctaaagaaggaaaagaggaaACATCTAGTAATAGGGTGGAGATTAATGGATCCGAAGTAAATACAAACTTCTTCAAGGGTTTGAATGAGAGCACAACTCCTAAGGTTGTTGAGAGAGAGGTGTCTAAGATCGAGAAGGAAGCGTGGCAGTTGCTTCGAGGCACCATTGTGAATTACTGTGGGAATCCAGTAGGGACTGTCGCTGCTAATGATCCTGCCGACAGGCAACCGTTGAATTATGACCAAGTCTTCATTCGTGATTTTGTTCCATCCGCACTTGCTTTTTTGCTTAATGGAGAAATGGAGATTGtgaagaattttcttcttcacaCTTTGCAGTTGCAGGTATATTAAGCCAAACATTCCCttacttatttttttgcatatgtAGTGTGTATTTTTGTCTGTGCTCACATTTGAGTTACGTTCTGATGTTCTGCTGCTTAATAAAGTGGCAATTGTGTTTGCATTTGAAACAAAGATCTGTTGCTTTGGCATACATTTGATGTTCTTTTACAGCATAACACTTTTGCAGTGGTCGCATTGATTCACACTTTTCATGTTGCTTACACATTTATACTCACTTTTCATAGTGCTTTCCATGTTTGTGACTACTGCCTTAAAGAATAGCCACCTTCTGCAGAAACCAAATTTATGGGCAACAGGCTGTGATGATAATATTGCCAACTCCATGGAGGATGCATTtcatctccaaaaaaaaaaagtgacaatAGCTTAGAACTTTAACTTGGGGAAGTTGAACTTTTGAAATGATGCATCAATAATTGCAATTTTCACCAAAATTAGCCCATTACATGttacttttttatgtttatcaaaagaaaaaacacactgagagagagagagagattgcttTTTATGGGggataaaaagagagaatgacAAGTAGCaattcttcaaaaatcaatttaaacttAAACTTCTCTCTTGTGTATGTCAGAGCTGGGAGAAAACAGTGGACTGTTACAGTCCTGGGCAAGGGTTAATGCCAGCAAGTTTTAAAGTTAAAACAGTGCCTCTTGATGGTAGTGATGGAGGTTTTGAGGAGGTTTTGGATCCTGATTTTGGTGAATCGGCCATTGGGCGTGTTGCGCCTGTTGATTCTGGTAAGATAATTCTTAGTTTTGTTCTCTGTACTGTATATAATAAGAAGTCTTTCTGTGTTCAATGAATTGAGTATTGGTCCAAAATCTTATCCTTAGTGCTCAGTTTCTTCATGTCTTGTCTATGTATCCAGTTATTTCCTTCGTCCAGTTACATTTGTGTAATTATTGTAATCTGAAACATATTTTCATGACACTCACAGGGCTGTGGTGGATAATTTTGTTGAGAGCTTATGGGAAGATAACAGGCGACTATGCATTGCAAGAGAGGGTTGATGTCCAGACAGGAATCAGACTCGGACTAAATTTGTGTTTATCAGATGGGTTTGATATGTTTCCTACGCTGTTAGTCACTGATGGTTCCTGCATGATTGATAGACGGATGGGTATCCATGGACACCCTCTTGAAATCCAAGtaagttaaatattttcagTGCAGCCTTCAATTTTGTTTCGCTTATGTAGCACgtggaaaattatttttgttgattatggAGATGTTATGATGTTGTGTAAGGTTGATATCTGACCACACTGACCAAGGACCTGTTATGCTACAACGCATGCAACtattataaatatagaaaatttaAACCAGTCATTTGACGTGCTTAAGCTGCAGAAGTACATTAGATGGAGCTGTTGTTTGTTCCAGCAGTGAATTTTTTCTTGCAGTTTTGTCATTATACTTCTGAGAAAATTCTCCTAAGCATTTAAGTTTTTGGAAAAAAGGAGTGCTCAAGTTTCTGAAGCTTTAGACTTTTCACCAGCATGCTTATGTTTTTCCTTGGTTTGCCATTTGCTTAACTAGCATACCTTTTCAGGCCTTGTTCTATTCTGCTTTGCGATGTGCTCGTGAGATGCTCATAGTCAATGATGAAACCAAGAATCTGGTGGCTGCAATAAATAATCGACTCAGTGCACTCTCATTCCATATCAGAGAGTATTATTGGGTGGACATGAGGAAGATCAATGAGATCTACCGTTACAACACTGAAGAATACTCTACAGATGCAGTCAACAAGTTCAACATATACCCCGATCAAATTCCTTCATGGCTAGTGGATTGGATTCCTGAGGAAGGTGGTTACCTCATTGGCAATCTACAGCCGGCTCACAtggattttaggttttttactCTTGGGAACCTTTGGGCCATCGTCTCTTCTCTGGGAACCTCAAAACAAAATGAGGGTATCCTAAATTTGATCGAGGCCAGGTGGGATGATCTCATGGGCCATATGCCTCTTAAGATTTGTTACCCTGCTTTGGAATATGAAGAATGGCGCATAATTACTGGCAGTGATCCAAAGAACACGTGAGGCTCCTATTATTTCCTGGGTGCTTTATGTAGATTGGCTTAGTTGCATAGCGGTTCTGTTTAATGTAATTATCTCTCTAATTTGTTGCAGCCCATGGTCATATCACAATGGTGGATCTTGGCCAACACTGCTGTGGCAGGTAATATTTGTCAAAGACTCAAAATTGTGATACTTGAATGTTATGTTCGGGTGTTGGCTTACATTGCTGATATCAAGTCGTGAAAATGTGTTCCATAATACAATGTTGCTTGTTATTCCAGTTCACATTAGCTTGTATCAAGATGGGGAAACCAGAATTAGCACAAAAGGCAATTGCTTTGGCAGAGACGAGATTATCAATGGATCAATGGCCTGAATACTATGACACTCGCAGTGGAAGGTTTATAGGCAAACAGTCCAGGCTTTTTCAGACATGGACAATCTCTGGTTTCCTAACATCAAAGATGCTTTTAGAGAATCCAGATAAAGCATCCTTGTTGTTCTTGGAAGAGGATTATGAGCTCCTGGAGATATGTGTTTGTGCACTAAGCAAAACTGGCCGGAAGAAGTGCTCACGCTTTGCTGCAAGATCTCAAATTCTTGTCTGATTAGGTATTTCCTGACCCGATAGCTATATAGCGTGGTAAAAACGATAACAGAAAAGATCATTTGCAGCCCTAACTCAATATTTTAAAGGGTGACTTCAATGCGATGACAGACAAACTACTCTGAAGTGCTGATTGTTGTACCTCTTGTTGAAGCACATGACTCATTTGAATTAGATGGCTCTGTGTTTTTGAGAGCCTCTAACCTACTTGTAATAATGTATGGTTTCGTGCTTGAATTTCCTTTCGACCTTGGCATGACATGTGTAAACTTCTATTCCATAGATATGATCAATCCCTTTCTTGGTGTCACAAATCAGCCTAGCATTTTCGTTGACTCATGTGTGGTAGACAAATATAATACACGAAGTATGTTTTTCATTATGcttaaaaatgttttccaattgaaaagtcattgaatttatgctttttagatattttctaataattttaatatcttcAAGATATCAATTCTGATGTTTTTCATTGCAATCGCATTTCCAAATCGAGTAAAAGAGCTGGTATTTCCACTTCCACCTTGATTCTAGCTTGTGCCCTACAAGAGATTGATTTTccatattcaaatttatttcaccTTCATGTAACATCTTATCCTGGTAGGGCTTTCACTATCGATCTGCTCGTCATGTGGAAAGAATCCATGATAGAGCTAACCACCACCTACTGGCCACTAGACAGGATTCAGAAGAAAGTTTTTTACACTGATGACTAGACTAAGGTGATACTACCGCACCATTTACTCATATCCCCCGTACTACAACGCCGTCTCTGGATATCCTGTTATAAGCAGGGGCAATGAAAAGGATATCCAACAGCAAAATTCTTTCTAGGGCAGGCGTACAGAAAGAGACACTAAACTTACATATTTACTACATAATACTCGactatcaaaaaacaaaaacttatcaAGCAACTTGCTCGTCTCCTTCCATCCTGAATAGACCAAGGCGTCTATCTCCAAGTCGCATAGCATAAGCAGCTTTCTTGAATTCAGCCCAGGTAAAGGGCTTGTATAATGCCGGCTTGGTGGGGGTAATCATTTCTGGTGGAACAGTGATCCTCGCATTGGGTGGAGGGCCAGCAAAATAGGCCATTGACATTCTAGACTTGGAAGAGTTGGTTAGGGCTTTGTGCCTCACACTTACAAATCTCCCATTTGTCATTGCCTACAAAATTTAACAAGGCAATAGAATTAGAGACTTCCATGGTTGAACAAAATGGCACATTGAACTGAGCAGAGGGTCAtgtaaaaagtaaatgaaaaccAGGAAGCGTACTTTGAATCAACGCGACCAAGTACAAGGTCCGGTAGGTACAACGTTGTTTTCAAAGCTTTGATTTTGACGATAACAATCATTCAGttctagaaaatataaatttcagaAACAGAACTTTCGGGGAAAAACCTGGTTCTGTAAAGACCTTACTTTAGGAACATATCTTTGTCATCTTTTCACCAATAAAAGAGACCCAAGAAAACCGATATTCCACAAAAATATCTTGGAAATGATTTAGTCAGATCACCGAGATATTTCCTCGATAACTTAAAGTCAGCTTCTAGGAACACCGTAAGCAACCAACCAAGGGTCAGGTGCTTTTCAGTTCCCATTGTTCTGAATCTAGTTGGTCATTCAATTACTCATTCACATAATGTTCACTGGATGGAAACTAATGTTGTAGATTTGGGTCCCATTAGCATCAAGAACCCAATCCAAAGCCTGCCTAGATAGCTACAGCTAGATAGCTAGCTCAGCTATAGGAACAGTGGCTTCCATCAAATCCCAATCAACTTTTTTCACACTTGATTATGATTACaagataagagaaaaatagTGGACCAACCTGTAACAAGTCACCCACATTAACCCAGAAGGTAGCGGGATCAGGTGTTACTGGGACCCACGCACCATCATTTAAGGAAATCTGAAGGCCACCCACATCGTTGGATCTCAAGATGGTCAAGATCTGAGGGTCAGAATGCTCTCCGAACCCTACCTTGTTTTGGTTACAAGGTGACGAGTCCTCATCCTTGCAGAGCAGAGGCATAGGGGGGTAGTGGTTTAACCTGATGAGGGAGTCACTGTCAACATCTCTGATTAGCCTACTAAACACTGATCTATCCGGGACCCGCAGCCCCTCCGCCATCAGATCTAATAACTCACATGCCAGCTCCCTAACTGCTTCTATGTAAGCACTCACAGCGGAGCTGTGTCCAAGAGAGAAAAGTCACACCTTATCGTCAGTGAATATAACAGTTTAACAAGGcttggaaagaaaagaaaccataCAGTCGCGCACATTAGACAAGTACGATGGACCTGCTGCTCTGCTTCTCCTTTGCCTTTTCCAGTTTCTCTTTATTAAATTCCTTCGTGGCATTATTTTGGCATTCgagtttctttctttattattttttattattatttcttctgATTTGATAAGACCATCTTACATGTATCTGTCTGACTTGTCCATTTGATTCTCCAATCTTTTCATGCTAAAAGTACCTTATCTTCGTTTTCTTTTCGAATTTTCTGGATTAATAGTGATTGTCGTCGAGAAAAAACTTTATCATGTTTGATGCCACCAAGTAAATTTTACATGTGAGCCCTGACGTTTAAGATTAGATGGATGATGAATATTTTATTCAGAGGATTGAGACTGGACAGCTTCGTCAACATaaaatttctcttcttctttatttgattaataaaagcGTAAGCATTGTTTGGATTTCACTAATTCCATCATAAACCACTGGACGACATTCATGTATCAAGGAAGAATCATAGACAATTTTCATAAGAGATAATCATGTCAATGAGATGAGATTGTAATGTGATTGGATTGATCCGTACTTTACCCCCCACATGAGCCATGTTTGTGTAGCAATTTCTTTATTTGAGATGACAAATCTGACacggtataatttttttttaactaactcAAATTCAAACCCTAGGAGACTcttgataattgttttctttttcttttttttttatttataaaaagaaactaTTGATTGTTAAACCAGCCAGCACTCTTCCCTCTCCTCCTCTTCTGAGATTACCGACCATGCAACTTTAAGAAGACATTAACCAGGAAATGAACCGCAATGTTACAATACATGAAACTtctcttgttttaaaaatagtCTTCCAAGCATTAATGGGGGATGTTGACAAAGACAAAGGAGgctattttttcaactttcaagtgAAAGAAAGTTCTGGTATGTTATCTCTCACCTTCCAGGAGGACATATATAATTCCATATTCCCTTGTGATTTGGTGTTTTAAAATGGatctaataataacaaatgCTACCGTGTTTATTAAACAAATCGCCCAGCTGctgaataattgttttttctaatcaaataaattaatatatagatattattaacaagtttttttactttttaatgtaatagaaaaaaaagataatattacaATTACTACATTGAAACCTATTAATTTACTTAATTAGTCTgtgtataagatttttttaaaaataacaaaagaaaaaaaactaaaaaataaattataaaaaagaaagatagaaataaaaagaacggtagaaataattttgttctaaaaaaatgtaaagaaaaaaatagtgatgAATTATAGATTTATCATCACTGTATTACCATTACCCGttacaatgaaaaaattaaagaaaattttaattgttctaCTTCTACCGTAAAAGTGTGTTTacctttagtatatataatataatttcatagcTAGTACTGTTCGATATAAGGAAGCCCAgttctttattttcatgttccTTTCATACCAAACATTACgacaataataaatgaaattccTATTATAGCATGCACCGAGTCTTCTGGTcccattaaatattaaagaaggCAAGCTTGTTTCACCCTGAAATTCATTAAGAAAGATTCCCGCAGcaaattagatttgtttttcttttttaggaaaGGACAGGGCATTTGAATACTCGGGTTTAGAAAACACTGCTCAATTTCAAGAAATTTCCCATCCAGCACTATGTT is a window encoding:
- the LOC7471089 gene encoding alkaline/neutral invertase A, mitochondrial; this encodes MNSSSCIGISTMKPCCRIIISYRSFSHFGVSLSRSNNNSVIHTNLSKSHPKSVYNHEFHCCNNRSWSQDTGHKCIVNLDRRGFNVCDWNWGHARGFSSGFLVDKGSSSRGVLVIPKVASDIRNHSTSVEGHVNTKGFESIYIQGGLNVKPLVIEKIETESDVAKEGKEETSSNRVEINGSEVNTNFFKGLNESTTPKVVEREVSKIEKEAWQLLRGTIVNYCGNPVGTVAANDPADRQPLNYDQVFIRDFVPSALAFLLNGEMEIVKNFLLHTLQLQSWEKTVDCYSPGQGLMPASFKVKTVPLDGSDGGFEEVLDPDFGESAIGRVAPVDSGLWWIILLRAYGKITGDYALQERVDVQTGIRLGLNLCLSDGFDMFPTLLVTDGSCMIDRRMGIHGHPLEIQALFYSALRCAREMLIVNDETKNLVAAINNRLSALSFHIREYYWVDMRKINEIYRYNTEEYSTDAVNKFNIYPDQIPSWLVDWIPEEGGYLIGNLQPAHMDFRFFTLGNLWAIVSSLGTSKQNEGILNLIEARWDDLMGHMPLKICYPALEYEEWRIITGSDPKNTPWSYHNGGSWPTLLWQFTLACIKMGKPELAQKAIALAETRLSMDQWPEYYDTRSGRFIGKQSRLFQTWTISGFLTSKMLLENPDKASLLFLEEDYELLEICVCALSKTGRKKCSRFAARSQILV
- the LOC7471090 gene encoding gibberellin 2-beta-dioxygenase 2; its protein translation is MVVASPTKLHSEEHLAIELPTVDLSGDRSMVSNLIVKACEEYGFFKVKNHGVPHDIIAQMEKESFNFFAKPFDEKQKVEPAKPFGYGCKNIGFNGDMGEVEYLLLNINPLSIAERSKTISNDPAKFSSAVSAYIEAVRELACELLDLMAEGLRVPDRSVFSRLIRDVDSDSLIRLNHYPPMPLLCKDEDSSPCNQNKVGFGEHSDPQILTILRSNDVGGLQISLNDGAWVPVTPDPATFWVNVGDLLQAMTNGRFVSVRHKALTNSSKSRMSMAYFAGPPPNARITVPPEMITPTKPALYKPFTWAEFKKAAYAMRLGDRRLGLFRMEGDEQVA